From the genome of Patagioenas fasciata isolate bPatFas1 chromosome 17, bPatFas1.hap1, whole genome shotgun sequence, one region includes:
- the LOC136109003 gene encoding uncharacterized protein, with the protein MAARDGSCPGSSGPAVAVRPLLPPERRCHGRVLRLQRLRGRAGGPGLRPRWPGPGGRRVAPGRSPCCPRAVAVLPPGGSGGVPLVAPAVPRLKILLTPRWDRDRRQFRPGLLALVLSTPISPGFLQLLCPLDPSYRFCSDGEHLTVLCMAKTMRTLDRKSLPSAAFLSPLGSDNSPGIATAAPTAPVSRQQHQQPRYRDSSTDSPGIATGSSDGAGIATAAPTALIL; encoded by the exons atggcggcGAGGGACGGGT CCTGCCCCGGGAGCagcggcccggccgtggcggttcgtcccctgctgccgccggagcgccgctgccacgggcgggtcctgcggctgcagcggctgcgggggcgggcggggggcccggggctgcggccccgctggccggggccgggcggtcgccgtgttgcccccgggcggtcgccgtgttgcccccgggcggtcgccgtgttgcccccgggcggcagtgggggggtcccgctggtcgcccccgcagttccgcggttgaaaatcctcctcacaccgcgctgggaccgcgatcgccgccagttccgtcccgg cctccttgcgctcgtcctctccacgccgatctctcctggcttcctccagctgctgtgtcctctgg accccagttaccgtttctgttccgatggggaacatctcactgtgctgtgcatggccaagacgatgaggactctggacaggaaatcccttccaagcgcagctttcctctcaccgttgggcagcgacaacagccccggtatcgcgacagcagcaccgacggccccggtatcgcgacagcagcaccaacagccccggtatcgcgacagcagcaccgacagccccggtatcgcgacgggcagcagtgatggagctggtattgcgacggcagcaccgacggccctgatattgtga
- the LOC139829254 gene encoding uncharacterized protein, producing MRGISAFQATFQPPKKKPRPSPEERAKMKQQMAQNEGAGESFPCTECGRAFATMRGKNAHMRWHRARELQAGTELTPKGLEIEEKAAEMVTVVTEPQTGTEPPLKCVKIEEKPAEMATVALEPQAETKLPLKCFKIEEEAGEMVIAGPELQAGTEPPPKYLKFEDKPTEMEIAVPEPQAKTEPPPKCLKIEDKPAEMGILAPVPELQMGTEPPPQYLEIENKPAEMGIVAPEPQAGTEPPPKCLNIVEKPTEMEIVVTEPQVGTEPPPKCIKIEDRPAKMGILALVPELQMGTEPPPKYLENEDKPAEMAMPVSEPQAGTEPPPNFLEMEEKAAEKAIAEPELQAGTEQPLKCAKVEDKPPEMEIAAPEPEAETEPPPEYLEIEEKEAEMVILAPELQIGTERPPKYLEIENKPAEMVMPVPELQAETEPPSKCLKIEEEAAEMVIVVTEPQAGTEPPPKYLEIEEKAGEMVIVPPAPEPQAGTELTPKGFQIEEKPTKMEIAAPEPDPQAGTELPPKCLNIEEKAAEMVIVAPELQVGTEPPPKCFEIKEKPGEMAMPELELQAGTEPPLKRLKIEEEPAEIVIVAPEPQTGIEPPLKPLKIEDKPAEVVNVEPEPQARMKPPPKCVKIEEKPAEMEIVEPEPQVGTELPIKRFKIEEKPPEMVMPEPELQAETEPPPKYLKMEEEPAETVIEAPEPQAGTEPPLKGFKIDEEPTKTVIAAPEPEAY from the exons atgaggggaatctctgctttccaggccactttccagcccccgaagaagaagccccgtccctcgcccgaggaaagggccaaaatgaagcagcaaatggcccaaaatgagggcgccggggagtcctttccatgcacggagtgcggcag ggcgtttgccacgatgcggggcaagaacgcacacatgaggtggcaccgggcgcgggagctgcaggcggggaccgagctgaccccaaagggcttggaaattgaggagaaagcagctgaaatggtgactgtggtgacggagccgcagaccgggactgagccacccctgaaatgtgtgaaaattgaggagaaaccagctgaaatggcgactgtggcgctggagccgcaggctgagaccaaGCTGCCCCTAAAGTGCTTCAAAATTGAGGAGGAAGCAGGCGAAATGGTGATTGCGGGACCAGAGCTGcaagccgggactgagccaccaccaaaatacctgaaatttGAGgacaaaccaaccgaaatggagattgcggtgccggagccgcaggccAAGACTGAGCCACCCCCGAagtgcctgaaaattgaggacaaaccagctgaaatggggaTTTTGGCACCGGTGCCGGAACTGCAGATGGGGACCGAGCCACCCCCAcaatacttggaaattgagaacaaaccagccgaaatggggattgtGGCACCAgagccgcaggctgggactgagccgcccccaaagtgcctgaatattgtggaaaaaccaaccgaaatggagattgtggtgacgGAGCCGCAGGTGGGGactgagccgcccccaaaatgcattaaaattgaGGACAGACCAGCCAAAATGGGGATTTTGGCACTGGTGCCGGAGCTGCAGATggggactgagccacccccaaaatacttggaaaatgaagacaaaccagctgaaatggcgatgccggtgtcggagccgcaagccgggaccgagccgcctccAAACTTCCTGGAAatggaggagaaagcagctgaaaaggcGATTGCGGAGccggagctgcaggccgggacggAGCAGCCCCTGAAGTGTGCGAAAGTTGAGGACAAACCACCTGAAATGgagattgcggcaccggagccggaggctgagaccgagccaccaccagaATACCTGGAAATAGAGGAGAAagaagctgaaatggtgattttgGCACCGGAGCTGCAGATTGGGACTGAGCGACcaccaaaatacttggaaattgagaacaaaccagctgaaatggtgatgccggtgccggagctgcaggctgagaccgagccaccctcaaagtgcctgaaaatagaggaggaagcagctgaaatggtgattgtggtgacggagccgcaggctgggactgagccacccccaaaatacttggaaattgaggagaaagcaggcgaaatggtgattgtgccaccagcaccagagccacaggccgggactgagctgaccccaaagggctttcaaattgaggagaaaccaaccAAAATGGAGATTGCGGCGCCGGAGCCGGATCCGCAAGCCGGGACTGAGCTGcccccaaagtgcctgaatatagaggagaaagcagctgaaatggtgattgtggcaccggagctgcaggtggggaccgagccacccccaaaatgctttgaaatcaaggagaaaccaggtgaaatggccatgccggagctggagctgcaggccgggacggAGCCACCCCTGAAACGCttaaaaattgaggaggaaccagctgaaattgtgattgtggcgCCGGAGCCGCAGACCGGGATTGAGCCACCCCTGAAGCCTTTGAAGATCGAGGACAAACCAGCCGAAGTGGTGAATgtggagccagagccgcaggccagGATGAAGCCGCCCCCAAAGTGTgtgaaaattgaagagaaaccagccgaaatggagattgtggaGCCGGAGCCGCAGGTCGGGACCGAGCTGCCCATAAAGCGCttcaaaattgaggagaaaccaccGGAAATGgtgatgccggagccagagctgcaggctgagaccgaaccaccaccaaaatacctgaaaatggaggaggaaccagctgaaacGGTGATTGAGGCGCCAgagccgcaggctgggactgagccgCCCCTGAAGGGCTTTAAAATTGATGAGGAACCAACCAAAACAGTGATTGCAGCGCCGGAGCCGGAGGCCT ATTGA